CAGTATGGGACACAGATGTTTCATTGAAAAGGAAATGCTCTTAAACCTACATACAAGATGAATTAGATCTGTGCATAGTAAAATTACCAGTTATTGTTTACCTGCCTGAGGCAGAGCAAACAGTGTGGCTGTAGCTTTGCTGGTGAGGAGGGCTCAGAGAAGCTGGCACCGAAGCTGCCAGGAGGTTGAAGTTAAAACTGACAACATAGTCACCATTTAAAACGTTCCAGCTCTTGGCGTTGGCAATGTGAGGATGGCTCCCTGCACATGGACGTGgcactggaaacaacccaatgccGTGGGGTCCTGTCATTTAGCCATGGCAAGGTGGAGGCAGCTCAGTGCGCACACTGACAGTGTGGCTGTTCTGAGGGCTGAAAGGTGCAGGACACATGTGTAGGGGGCATGCCAGGAAGACCTGAGCACACAGATGCACATGTCTTCTGTGAGGTACACGGAGGTGACAAAATTCTTACTGTATTCCTAGTTGGCATCTTTTACATGCTAGGATATGCATATGcacctacttttttaaaaaacaagagccTACTCTATAATCACAAAAGACAGAACTAAACGATTTGCATACTTTGCTGGGCCTGAAAATATTCCATGACTTATTTGGTGAACTTTTGGGAAACTTccagttgtttccactttttcagACGTGAGATCACTAACCTATAAATGGACCAAATCAATTTTCACTTTTACCTTCATGCATATTTGATTCCCAGCCTCCggagttatttaaatatttaaaacggTTAGATATTATGGAAGGAAAGGCTGGCGAGACCCTGTCAAGGCAGGAGTGACAAGGAGCTAGAAGCTGGATTCTCCTGCCCTTGTCAAGCGAAGGTTTCCTAGCTGTAGCCCAAAGGTGGCTTTTTATTTAGAGGAAGcagctttcctgctttgttgtttctACTTATGTTACATAAATACCTCCAGACATCTGCCCTAGGGTTTAAGTTTTGGGGAAACCAGTGAACGGAGGGTGGGTGGCTTCGTCTTGTCAGTGGTTTTTGTCCTGGGAGGTCTCCAGCCTTCTGGAATTGGGGCAGTGATGATCAGACCTCCAGATGAGGACCCTCAGGAAAGAGGGGAACTGCTCCTGTTGTGTCCTGTACACATAGCACCTCTCCAATATAAAAGGCTTTAGgcctggacccccccccccccccgcttccaCCCCTGGAGGGAGGAGTAAAACCAACCTCCTGCAGCATTCTGCCCAGCGTTTTCCCCCACCAGACTCCACTCGTGGGCTCATTTGGCAGTCACATCCGCCCTAGTCCTGCTGCAGCTCCAAGTGGTCAAAGGGCCAGACCCTGTGCTCCTACCCAGTCTTTCTCTGACATACGACCCCTTTCCAGCTGTTCCAGATTAAAACCAAGTCCCCACCAAGCACACTGCGAGCAAGAGAGGGGCATGTGCTGGGGAATACCATGCTGCACAAGCTGCGGGTCACAGTCCTAGGGAGGAGGGATCTCGGTGGGAAGTTGACGGGCTCCCCTGAACAGCCTCAGCCTCCACAGAACCTGCCACCACAGGGATGTGGTGTCCTCCGTGGGCCCTTCTGTGGTTGTCTCCTCAGGAAGCATGCTGAGAAGACCTACTGGGCCACCTGTTACCCAGCCTGGGCGGTTCTTTGTTTCAGCTACAGTAAACAGGGCCCTGAGGGGCTTTCCTCCTGTCAGTGCTGGGGTGGATGAACACTGCTGACACTCACTGAGAGGAGTCCTCAGAGCAGAAAGCCTTGTAAACCGTTTATTTTGGGTAGAACACACGATGTACCCTACATTTCCCACAGGAGATTTCCCATTTCCCAGTGTCCTGTGCAGCTCCTTGTATcttgggggggtgggagtgggtgtgGACCTGCACCCCAGCAGAGCTAGGAGAAGGCAGTTTCAGGGACTACAGGCTGCCTGACCTACAGGGGGTGGTGTACGTTTTCAACACTGCTCGGCTGCAATGGCTCACGGTAGCTATACATCCACTGGGGCTCAGAACACAGTAGCTACACAAACACTCAGCACCGCACAACGGAGACATCACTCACACAGCAAAGCCATAAATATTGTAAGCAGTTCATGCTCACATTTGGGCCTCCTCTGAAGAGCTGGGGCACATGAGAGGTATTTTCCCCAGCCTTTCTTCCTATTCATAGGGCCAACTCTGTCAGTTAGCTCCAAGTCATCCAAGAACCTGAAAAAACAAACCTCTCAATGACGTTACACATCCACATTCAAGGAGGTGGCAAACACATTCAAGTCCACCAGACCCACTGTCCCAGAGGGTGTGGTGGCTGCCACTCGGCCCACCCTGAGAGCAGCCAGGACAGCCTCCCTGTACAACCTCCCCACAGAGTCTTTGGGGAGAAGGTGAGGTGTGTCCTGGGGATGCAAGGACAGACCAGACAGGGGCAGGAAGATAAAACAAGACTATCACAAAGACACATGTTACAGCCACTCCAACCCTGCACATAGGGACAGGTCAGGGACGGTGAGACTGCATCACCCTTGGCACGTGACCTTTGCCCTGTCTGGTTCACTGCCCATCTGGAGCCACGCAGGAGGCGCTGGGCCTGGGTCACGTTGCAGCCCTCTCCCTGTCCAGAGGCAGGTCTGCAAGGTCaaagggggaggggtggcagCCTGAACAGCGGCCTCCCCCCAACTTGCCATGGGCTTCCACGAAGGTCTGTTCTCATGGAGATGGAGCCGCTTCTGCGAGGATGGCTAGAGTGCCTCGACCACTACAGGGCTGGACTCTTCTGTCTGTTCAGGGAGTCGATGTAATGAAAAATGGCCCCCAGAGCCCAGCTGGTCTCAACATTGTTGATTTTCCGAGTCAGCTTGAAAACAGAAAGGGAGTGGTGGAGTGGGCATAGCTGGGAGGCTGGACACAGTGCCCCCAGCCTGTCAGGCCACAAAAGGCACAGGGTCACCCGAGACACTGTCCTTACCTTCAGCACTTTGTTCTCAGGGAAGCCAAACTCCTGGAGCAGCAGGCTGATGTAGGTGAGGTCCATGCACAGAAAGGGGTTGCCCTGCGGCCGGGTCTCTGCCGTGCGGCACACTGAGGGTAAGACAGCCCTTTCCCAGTCAGATTCCAGGTGGTTCACTCGTGGGCTGGGGCAGTGGGAAGGGGTGTTGTGCAGACCAGGCTCTACCCACTCCAGGTGCCCAACCTGTGCTAGGTTCTGTGTTAGCCCCAGATCCTCACTGATTCAGATAGGACTGCAGCCTACAATAGGAAGGTGATTCACCAAGAGTATACCAAAAGGTAGGGTCTCAAGGCCAACCAGCCTCCACTGGGCCTGGCCTCCAAGACCAAGAACATAGGTCTTGTTTTGGTGTCATGAGTCGAAAGCCAGTCTCATAGGACATAGCTCTGCATCTGTGACTTGGGACACCCCTCCCAGTGTGACTCTGGGCTTTCTGGGGAATGTAAACACCAACAAAGCTATCTCAGGAGATTCTACTCTTATTCTTGAGACAGATGAATAAACCCAAAATTCTGCTCAGAACCTTTTCCTGTTGAAGAGTCATGACACCCAGTGTCCATGGGACAAACCTGTAAGTGAcaagaaagcttaaaaaaaaaaaaagccacttgtGGGGGGGTACTTTCTATAGAGAAACACATGAAGTTTAACTCTTTTGATCTGTAATTGGGAACAGCAACCAAGGAGCAGAATGTTTACAACCAGCCTTCATTTCATTCCCCATCTGGCTGAATTGTGATTGgacaaaggagaagaagaggggcagccctggAGCTGCTGAGTCAGCCACCTGCAAACTCAAAGGGTAAGAGCTCTTCACCCCCCAACACGCTGGGCTCTGCTGTGCAGGGGTTGTTCGTGTGATGACTGTGCATTTGTTGGGATACTTTCAGGGGAAATCCCTGTTATGGTGACCTGAACTATAAGCAAAGAGGTTATCAGAAAACATGAACTCAAGGGAGCCTGTTCCTAACTACCCTAGGATTAGAAATGTGCCCTTTTAGAGCTGGGACACTGAggcttcccctcccctgctgtggTCACAAAGGACATGGCATTTCTGTGGTCTGGGCCCAGCAAATGACCCCAAGTACCCTCTCACACCTCTCAACACTCCGTCTGGCTGGCTGAATCAGAAACCAAATCCAGAAGCTCCCAGTACTGCCTCACAAGCACCAAGCTGCATCTGCCACACAGTGGGACAGGGTCCCAGCCTCTTACCCTGGCCTTTCTTACCCAGGCAGTGCAGCCGCCACTCACCATACTTTGCCGCAATATCAAAGTCTCCTACGACGAGGCTGCCTCCCTTCTCCACATCTGcaggacaaaaacagacacctggTCTGCACCAGCATTCCTGGGGCAGTAATGCCACTAAGGCTGCACCCATGAGAGGATGACCTGGGGTAGTGTGTCCAGACTGGCCACAAGCCTGGCAGGAAGTGGGGCAGCAGCCCCACATGCACTGATCACATGTCTGAGGTGAtgtggctgggggtgggcaaGTGTTCCATGCAGTACCACACAGGGATCATTACCACACTCATGGGTCTTAGGTCCCTAACAGGAAAGTCACCAGGATCCCTGGACCCCACAGACTGAATAATCTCTTAATTCtaagttaagaaaacaaaagtacagAATTGGATATGTTTCTTCAAGCTGTGGCCCTGAGTTCAGCAATGGTATTCCGGCATCAATTTTctgaatgtggaaaaaaaaaattctataaaaaagcCAAGTAGTTTGTCAGGTCTTAAATCTAATGGGTAGGGTCTTTACAAAGCTCTCCAGAAGGTGAGCCCTAGGCTTCTGTGACATTCCCAGTGAGAGAGGCATGAAAGCAGTGTCCCCCAACTCTCAAGACTGGTTTCTTCAATGCACCCCAAAAACTCTCATTTGAAAGAGGGTCTTTCAAGCTGTCCCACATATTAATGTTTCATATAAGGCAGCTGCTGCTCAGTGAGCTGACTTTTCCTTGACTTTGGATATTTGCTCAGTCAGCAAATGTCATCCTTGAAGATGGATTTAATTTCTGAAAACAGATCCAAGCAGCTCTTTCAGAGCCACGTGTGACCACAAAAGGGAGTTGGAAGAGCTTTTCTGAGCAGCCTAGTTATCTCCTGAAGTCACTCTAGGAGGATGTCAGTCCCCTAGGAGTAGGGCAACCTTcagccagggggaggggctgcaAATTGCTGAGCTGATACTGGGGAGGGGTCCCTCTGAGCTAGCCTGAAAGGCTGGAGCCCCCAGCATGCTGCCAGGCCAAGTCTGGGTGTAGCAGGCCCTAAGCATTGTACGTCCATTGCTGGTGGCACAGTCCGGAAAGTACAGATCAATAGATCTTTGCTCCAGCTATGGGAACCCCACAGGGGCTCTTAGGCCTGGCAGGCCAAGTAGCTACTGGGCCAGCTACTGGAAGGCACCTCAGGGACCTTGCTCTGTGCCAGAGAGACCTGGGGCCTGAGCAAGGGATGAACAGGTCACCTTCCACCTGGCCTACCCACCCCTGGCTGGATGCACTCCACACTGGGCCCAGGCAGCAGGTGGCTCAGTAAGCTCTGAGACACCACAGTGCCCATAAGCTCCTGAGGGTGGTCTGTGGAATGGGCTGACTCCTCCCCATGCCAACCTGGGTGCCACATGGGAAAAGATGGCCATGGGACCATGTCAGCCAGAGGCCTGGGTCAGGGCAGGAACCACGACGGTCAGTTACATGGGTGAGTCAGTTCTGCCTTAGAGCAGAACAACTCGACAGCAAGTAACTGTTCCTGCAGTGACAACGTAACTTTATTAACTGGCTCAAAGACctgattatttataaaaagagggCTTACTACTTTCTATATGGATGACAAGATACCTGCCCTCCTCTACTTCCATTATTGAGAGTGACTGACAACATGATCACTCTCTACTGTGGGCCCTGTGTCCAGAGAATCTACACCTTGGCCCCACCCTTACCTATGAGGCCAACATTTGCTGCAAGGTCGTAATAGTAGGAAAAAGCATAAAAGTCCACATCCTTCACTTCTTCTGTTCTGTGCACTTTGTTTTGAAGGATTTCTGATATTCTGCTGGCACACAGCGCATGGAGGTTCACTACTGGggcaaaagaaaagcataaacaCAATGGTAGGgagctcaggccctgggccacacAGCCCCCACAGCCCTTCCCAGTGATTTGAGAACTTCACATGGAAGGTGAGGTGGGACAAGAAGCCTGCAGAGCACCTACCCCGTGTCTTGGTGCTCATCAACACCAGACATGCCAACAGCAACCTTTTAGGAGCCATGGCACTGCGGGCCCAGGTCAAGGGAAAGAAACCCAAAGTGTGAAGGGGGCTAGAGATGGCATGGCCCTCAACCCTAAAGGATGCCAGCCTCCAGTTGTGCACAGGTAGGAACAAGGAGGAGGGATAGCCAATGGGTTCGCTTCACACTGTTTACTCTCTGCCAGCCCTTGCTGAGCTCTGTATGTGCAAGGCCCTACTCCATCCCATCAGTCACACTAGAGGTGAGGCCTGCACCCTCTTTATGGAAAGGCCTTTAAGGAAATAGAGGCCTAACAGGCAGCTTGTCAAGCTCACACAGATGGTCATTAAACACCTGCTTGGAAGAATAACAAAGAGAGCCCAAGAGGTAAACAGATTTTGTTATGCTATGACCCACCCCGGACTCAGCTTCCGATCTTCCCCAGCAGACCTGCCCACAGTCTGAAGGTAGCTCCAGCCACTTCTCCCCTTGCCCTTGCCTATTGGGCTTTATTTCCCTCTACTCTCCCTTGTCTGGACAGCTCCACAACTTCCTCCTTGTTCCTTAAAAACGgcacttcagggcctttgcacatgttgCTTCTCTGGTCTGGAAAAGTGCTAATTTGTATCTGGGTGGTTCATTCCCCATCTCTTCATGTCTTGGCTCGAATACCACCCCATGAAGCCTTCTCCGGCCATTATAATTAAAACTGTAATCTTCCTGacagccctcctcccccttctaTTTTTTCAAGTTACTTTCTCATGTGTTTTACCAACTCCTCCCACAGAAATGTCAGCTGTGTGCCAGTGGCTGTAGCAGGGCCTGATGCATAACAAGTGCACAAGTGGCTGGCTGAGTCAGAGTGACCTCCATGGTCAATGGATAGTAAGAAGcaaatatttggtttttgttccTGGTTCTGGACACAGAGCTTTcaaaacccttgtaatttcctgagTGATGGGGATGGGAGGAGCACCTTTTCAAGGATACCTAAATTTATGGAAATGAGCAGATTCTTGTTGGTGGGTCCCCAGGTGGCTTCAGGATGGACACTAGTTGTCAGAGGagccaaccatgtgattagagggttagaAACTTCCAGCCCTACTCTCTGACCTCTAGGGAGAGCAGGGGGTTGGGAATTGAGTTAAATCAAGAGCCAGTGATTTAATTAATTATGTCTGTGTAGTGAAGCGTCCCAGACCCTTAAACGATGGGTTCAGTGAGCTTTGTGGGTAATGGAGGGTGTTGGGAAGTGGTGTTCCTAGAGAGCCTAGAGAGGGTGTGGAGGCTCCACATCCCTTCTCCAACACCTTgctctatgcatctcttccatttggctgttctagttatatcttttataataaaatagtgATAGTAAAGTgccttcctgagttctgtgagcaaTTCTGGCAAGTTATTTGGGGGTGTTTGTGGGAACCCCCAATTTGTAGTCAGCTGGTCAGAAATATAGGAGGCCTAGGACTTGCTATCTGTTTCTGAGGtagagggtgggtggggtgggggagccttgtgggactgagcccttaactaTGCAGTCTGCATTAACTCCAGGGAGAGTCTGAACAGGATTATTCAGGGATGGACAACTGGCTGGTGTGGGGAAACTCTCACACATTTGGTGCTAGAAATGTGAGTAGAAATAGCTCTGTTACCAAAGGCAGACAAACCTCTTGCTCATGTGCCCAGCCTGGAAACATTTCAATGTTTCTtttagcaaaaactaaaggaatacAGGGCAACAAAGACCACCCAGGTGGGGTGAGAGGGGCCAAGCTAGTGGGACAGCACATCCAGTGTCACAGGTGGGGGCTACACAGCGCAGAGCAGCTTTTCCTGTGCTCACCAGGCATTCTCAGGTGACGGGTGGAGGGACGCTGATTCCACTAATGGAGAAACTGTTTCTCCCTCAATTCAGAGATGTGTTCACACTGACATGCTGCTCCTAGGCCAATAGCTTTAAGTTGGCCATTTGTCTTGGAGCAGCAGGATGTTCAGGTCCTTCCTCATTGGAGGCTTGTTAGGAAATGCAGTCTTTTGGAATAAAGTATGTGGCAACAGACAAGGGAGCCTTGTGCAGAGACCCCCTGGGAGCCAGGGGTTCTCAATGTGTTCTGGCAAGGGCCCCCTGCAGCCCTGACAATTCCCAGAGCTACTTTCATTTCCTGGGCAAACACGGGCTTCTCTGCGAATGAGGTTTGGCAACGGtctccctgcttctcagaagtGTTTTGAATGTATGGGAGAGATGGCAGGCTGCCATTCTTAAGACTTACGTACCACGGATACACGAGAACTCCACCGTACCTGCCTTCTGTCCTGAAATCCTGTATGTTATTTCAGCATGTTCCCATTCTCCTGTGAAGCCTGGCGACAAACAAGGGCTGACCAACTCTTTTCCATCCTCAGCTGAAAtaaacagagaaggaggaggcACATTACCATGACGTGAGGCACACATGTGGATTCTGCTGAGTGGAGGCCTGTAGCACAGAGGATTGTAGGCTAGTGAAGGGGAAGTTTTTACTTCTCCCTTAACTACCTACAAGAATCtaaataggggcagccctggtggctcagccttcagcccagggcctgatcctggggacccaggattgagtcccatgtcaggctccctgcatggagcctgcttctccttctgcctgtctctctgcctctctctctgtgtgtgtctctcatgaataaataaataaaatcttaaaaaaaaaaaaatttaaataggaagTCTGGCCCAGAAAGAAAGGTGTTACCAGAGATAAATTTCTATGTAAATGACCTCTGTATAGAAGGGCAAACATCTAATGACCAAACATCTGTTCTTTTGTACTGTGaatcaccctcctcccctttaaAGCTCCCAGACCCCTAGCCTATTCTTTAGCTCAGGATGACTCACAGCCTCAATCACCCAACCTGCCCTTAGGTGTCATACTCTTCTCgggctcctgtgtgtgtgtatgtatgtattgatAGGAGAAAAGCaagtttaattatatatatataacatatatatatattatatatatgttatatatatacacacatatgtcaATTTAACTAATAGGCCAGCCAAAAGAATCTAGAAGGGtaggagaaaatttttttctcctcaacaGTTGGTGAGCCAGCCAGGAGAAACTTCATTGGCTGCATACTGCCTGTTCTGGGGCTGCTGCAGCTGAGAGAGCCTAAGACCTCTGACAGGTGCGGCAGAAGGTGTTGGGCTGGCGAGA
The Canis aureus isolate CA01 chromosome 22, VMU_Caureus_v.1.0, whole genome shotgun sequence genome window above contains:
- the ENTPD6 gene encoding ectonucleoside triphosphate diphosphohydrolase 6 isoform X5 — protein: MNGTDEGVSAWITVNFLTGSLKTPGRSSVGMLDLGGGSTQITFLPRVEDTLQTSPPGYLTSLQMFNRTYKLYSYSYLGLGLMSARLAILGGMEGKPAEDGKELVSPCLSPGFTGEWEHAEITYRISGQKAVVNLHALCASRISEILQNKVHRTEEVKDVDFYAFSYYYDLAANVGLIDVEKGGSLVVGDFDIAAKYVCRTAETRPQGNPFLCMDLTYISLLLQEFGFPENKVLKLTRKINNVETSWALGAIFHYIDSLNRQKSPAL